The genomic stretch TGGGGAAGTCCCTATTCTAGTCTCATTTCTGCTACAGAAGCTCACTGGATGACTCTCAGCctagcctacctcacagggtcaTTGCTATGGACAAAAATGGCAGGTGAAAGAGTAGCAACCTTGGCTACTTTGAGTTCCTGGTCAAAAGTCAGagtaaaaaccaaccaaccaaccaaagaaCTCAATTTACTTTAGCTCTCAGGCGCTCACTccgtctttctttcttctttcatccaATATTATGAGAGAGGTTTGGCTAGCATGAGACCTAATGTCATACTTTAATAACATAAAAGGCCAACTCTCAAAACGGTTAAGTGCTGCAGCGTTCTTAATGGTcggacttttatttatttatttttaaattcactttCTCACTGCAGTGCACTTAACTGTTGGATCGGTGCCAGGCTATGCGTAGCATGCAATGTTTTTCCCAACTCTGATACTGCAGAGGTACATAAGGATGGACTGGGTCAACACCCCAACACTCCCAATTTTCAATTTCCTAAAAAcgtagaaggaggaagaagaggaggggtgggtgtaaggagaggagaagaaatacGGTAGCATCTAACATTTATTCCTCAGAATCTGGAGGAATCTCATGTACCGCATTCGCTTtaataaataatactttaaaagGACAGAAAGGATAAAATATGGGAGCACAAATAATTATCTGACAGGGGAAGCCAGCAGGGTAACTTGTTGTTGGAAAGATTATTCGTGTTTTTTGGAGCAAAGATATTTAGAAGAAGAGATGCAGTTCAACCACAGGAAATCTCTTTTAAAACCAGCATCTGAATTCTGTCAAATCCCAGAGGGCAACCCTCAtcaacaaggagaaaaaaaacctctcctgAATTTCCTCCTGAATTTCAGAACAAAGAAACAGCAACTGCTGGCTTGAGAGAAAGCTAAAAGCATCCCAAGCtgggtttgatttttttattttgatcctTCCTTTATAAGGTTGGTAGCTGGAAATTCTGATGGTCCTGCTCACCTTGTAGaggtgggagaaagaaagaaagaaagaaagaaagaaagaaagaaagaaagaaagaaagaaagaaagaaagaaagaaagaaagacagacaagagggagggagggaggaagaatgtaggaaggaaggaaggaaggaaggaaggaagaagaaagaaagaatttagGGCGGGAGAATATAGGAAAGAacgaaaaaaaagaaggaagatgagaaggaagaaagaatttagggaggggggaaggagaaagaatataggaaggaaggaagaaaggaagaaagaaagaagagagggagggagaatataggaaggaaggaaaaaaggaaggaagatgagaaggaaggaagaatttagggagggaggaaaggaaaaagaatataggaaggaaggaaggaagaaaggaagaaagaaagaagagagggagggagaatataggaaggaaggaaggaaagaaggaaggaaggaagatgagaaggaaggaagaatttaggggggagggaagaagaaagaatataggaaggaagaaaggaagaagaaagaaagagggagggagaaaaaatataggaaggaacgaaggaagaaaaaagaagagagggagaatataggaaggaaggaaagaaggaggaaggaaggaagaatttaggaagggagaaagaatattggaaggaaggaagcaaaggaaagaaagaaaacaaaactgcaGAGTCTTTGTACCCAGCAATAAGATTTATCTTATTGTCTAATGATAAAGTCTAAAAAATAATTGGATGTGGGCTAATGTGCCATTGTTTTTTACAATGATGCAAGGCTCTTAATTGGCTTTGATGCAAAAGGCACGGCTGCCTTTATGGAAAGTTGCTATCTCACCACTTTAGCTTGACCACAACCCCTTTGTAAGgtgcagggagggggggagagaagaggcagGGGAGGAGCAATGATTGGACATCTCCTCTGTCTTTTTGGCTGCCTTCTCCATAAAGCCAGACTCGCTCCATCCGAAGCAGAGCCCTGGATGCATTCAACAAGCTTCCCAGCCCAGCTCTGATTCCAGCCAACATCTGTcaacatggagacatctttggtcATCTGCCTTCTGACAGCTTCCATTACTCTGGGTGAGTACCTTCGTTGGGGAGGATTTATGATTGAAGGGGTCTTTTTCTGGACGATGGGTTCCAATCCTTCCAATTGTGcctgagaggggaggaaggagtcGCCAATGCTTATTAAATTGATTTCAAGTATCTCTCCCCCACCTTTTAAGCTGATCACCTCTTCATAAAATAGGCGGTGGCCTTCAGTGGCAACATGTTGGAAACAGGACTACCTCTGCCATTAAAGAAGGCTGGAGGGATTTGCTTCAGTCAGTGCTATGTGGGTCTCTCAAACTGTGTGTCGCCTAAGTGGGAGCACAAGACTTGTGTCCTTCTTCAGCAGCAAACTGTTGAGGTTGGATCACAAGCATTCACAACTATCGCTGGAGGCATGGGAATCTGTGGGTTATGGGCTGCTGGATACTCGACAAGGGTttgggcaaaaacacccccaccTCAACTCAAGAAGCAAACATGGCAATTCTCATTTCCAgctttattttttcatgttctactAGCTgaataacctggcgttgcccaggtatttatttatgctaCTCCTGCATTAGACGGGGAAAGGAATggattatatctatagtgtcaagtcaaagtaatgctggaacacacacacacacacacccacacacacccacacacacacacacagaaacttgAATCCGAAaggcacactatcactgtcaaaagtactgtgatttgacactatagatataattcattccttttcattttagcGGCCcagacgttccagagttatgctgggacacgcacacacaaacacatgcactcCCCCTTGAGGGATGTTAGTgtggtgtcttaccccacagtattagtttccagagagtaagtcatctgtgtatcaagtttggttgaatttTTTCAGCAGCCcgggcgttccagagttatgttggaacacacacgcacacgcgtgcgcgcgcacacacacacacacacacacacactgattttAGTGTAATTTCTTCATTGGGAGCCACCCAGCATTGTGGAGAGACAGGCAGCATTCaagtttaatcaatcaatcaatcaatcaattattattattgttgttgttatgttaatctttggtgagattcacagcctttggggctggttggtagctcaatggCTCGAGTCCTAGGAACTGTTCACAGGGCTGATCACATGGTGAAGCAGAAGTTTAAACagggtttggcatttttatccatctatcaagtTCTTTCAATGGcctagattgttgttgttgttgttgttatgattAGTCACGTTGTCAGACAGATTATTACCAGTATCATTTAACTTTGGCaaagaaaggaaacagaaaggagaggaaaggagaaaagagaaaggaaaggaaaatgagtctttctttttttaactcttgTTTTCTTCAGTTTTTGCAAAGTCTCGGGAATGTATCGTTTGTCAATCAAGTGGAAAGGACTGCCAAGGGGATAAGAAAGAGTGCTCTGCTCCGGGAGACAAATGTGGCATCACTTCGATGGAACAGATTTTGGGTAGGTACAAATTCAGCGTGCAGCCAATCAACATTATTCTGAAGGGTCTCTTCTATGGACTGGGctgattttatcctgcaggttAAAGCATATGCGGAATCAATGACGTGGTTTCATTATTGGGCTTCACGGCTTTAAGAaagaagatctctctctctctccctttatccctccctctctccctctctctccctctctctccctttctctgtttctgtctttgtctccctctttctctgtgggtgggtctgtctctctgtctctctcagtctccctctctctctgcctatctctctctctgtctctgtctgtctctgtctgtctgtctgtctctctctctgcctctctcagtCTCCCTcgctctctgcctctctctgtctctgtctctgtctctgtctgtctgtgtctgtctgtctctctctctctgtctgtctctctccccttctctctgtttctgtctttgtctctctctttctctgtaggtgggtctgtctctctgtctctctcagtctccctctctctctgcctatctctctctgtgtctctgtctgtctgtctgtgtctgcctgtctgtctctctctctctgtctctctcagtctccctcgctctctgcctctctctgtctctgtctctgtctgtctgtgtttgtctgtctgtctctctctgtctctctccccttctctctgtttctgtctttgtctctctctttctctgtgggtgggtctgtctctctgtctctctcagtcccccctctctctctgcctctctctctctgtctctgtctgtctgtctgtctgtctctgtctctgtctctgtctctctttctctctccccctctccctgtcAATTAGAATCCTAAACTGCTCTTTGCTGAGATGGATAGAAACAGTAAAGACTGCTCAAATGTACTTCAAACACATACATGCTTTTCTAGATTCTTGTGATGCCTTTTCTCgggagtgtgtctgtgtgtctttgtgtgtgaaGCAGAGCCTCTCAATGgtcacgcacgcacacacacacacacacacacgcacacacaccaccAGCATCCTGGGTGATAGTTGCTTCCCTCAATTGCTGATTTCCTTCCTAGATTGGCTAATCTAATCTGGAGAGCAGGGAAGGGAAAAACAGAGAGACAACTCCTTTGTTTATTATCTTGTTCATTTATTACCCCAGTTTTATTGCCTTTATAATTAACTCAAGGCAGGGgaattttttccagtgctgttgttgtaacttcaaatggtaccTAAACAAAGAATTGAAAACTAGGGACTAGCTGCTTTGTAggtcctagaacaggggtgtcaaactcaaggcccgtgggcttgAACTGGCCCTCAGGtgacttagatctggcccacggggcggTGCTGGAAAGAGCAAAAGACTGGCTCTCAGTGTCTCTGCCTCCGTGTGcagctcagtttttgctggcgGGGGGCTATCAAAAGAaacgaaaaacaaaacaaaaggagaaacattCCCCCTTTTGTATTTGAGCCATCCAAGaaggacaggaaaggaggaaggggaagaggaaagacaaagaaaaaggaaagagagcaaggaagggaaaataagggaagagcagaaggaagaagaaaaataagaaaataaggaaagaggggaaggaaaaagaagagaaggaaggaaagaaggagattataatgagagtgatgGGGAGGTCTCAGGGAAGCTtggccttagcacttggccatcacagcagaggtgagttgctgctgattcccctccacccccagattgggtgaaccagtaatgGTGGTGTCTCCGCCCACCCACATACGCAGAAGCGTTGTGCAATTGCACAAGTGCAAGCATGTGCACGAGCGAATCAGTAGTAAGATAAATTGCAACCTACCACTGCACCATAGGTGCCCGcgacattcatttcatttcatttattaaatttataggctgcccaatcccgggggactccaggcggcttacaacgaaagaagaaaaaaagaaaagcaaaataaataaagaaataattaaaaattcacaacacacatacactctgatcggggctggatcttaacactaaggtcaacagccccatgcctgccggaacagccaggttttaacggctttcctgaaggccatgagagtgggtaaggtccggacctctgggggtagctgattccacagggtcgaagcagccacagagaacACCCTTCTCTGGGGgaccgccagccgacactgtccagatgacggtatccgaaggaggcccaccctgtgggatcttatcggccgtagggaggtgtgtggcagtaggcgatctcgtagataggctggtcctaagccatgtagggctttaaaggtaataaccaacaccttgaattgcgtttggagaccaattggcagccagtgcagctcgcggaggacaggtgtaacatgggtgtatctcggtacacccaatatcgctcgcacggctgcattctggactagctgtagtctccaaacgcttttcaagggtagccccatgtagagcgcatctCATGCCCAcatggccacacctaccatggccacccccacccccagccatgCGCCTCCCcagccctccgaggtcaaacacaaccctgatgtggccctcaatgaaatcaagtttgactccCCTGTTCTAGGACATGAATCAAGTAACTCATGAGGATAATTAACCGGTGgagtggcttgccttcagaagctgcgGGTGCcccaccactggaggcttttaaagaagaaactgggCACCCGCATTTTTCAatttgtgtagggtctcctgcttgaggagggggttgaactagaaggcctccaaggtcctttctagtTCTATTCTGATGGATGTTCCGACTTCTCTGGAGGCTAGCAGATGGTGGAAGATTGAGGCAGAAGCCTTGGGACCTTGGAGAAGCACTGGGGATGCTGAAGGTTCGTGCTCATGAGGTTTTGATCCGCCATTCACAGAGATACTGAGCAATTCACCATTTCAGACACCaactctctcttttttggggggggatcccTACAGGGTCAACCAGCAACGCCGTGAATAAGAGCTGCATCCCTCCAAAGGACTGTGACAAGGGCTTGGCTGTTCTGGACTTGGGCAACAACCAGCTCATCAGAGGCTTCGTTTTCTGCTGCAAGGATGATCAATGCGCCAACCCTCCCAGCTGTATGCTTTGGGGGCTCTCCTTTTCTCTGATTCTTTGCCATtctttccctgcccccccccatttcccacACCTAAAGAAAAATCTCCTGCATGGGATCCTAcctcatttgtgtgtgtgtgtgtgggggcgtTTCGGTGAGATGTACAGTAGCACGATGGTCCCAGGCAGGCCCACTCTCTAGGACGCGTGAGCTGaaagtggcatgcaaagccatctCCCCGGGCATCCACGTCATCGtccgttgctcttccaggttccagtgtgccagccagctggtcttcacctgCACGAGAGCACTGGAAACTGGGAGATCAGCCACCTGGTGCACATGCTGATCTTCTGGTCTCTGGCACATGTatttgcactggccagctggtctttacgcatgcatgcacaccagaaaccagaagaccaaatGGCCAATGCGCTTGCCAGAAGCCAGAAGACCATCTTCCCGGCATGCGCATGCACCCCGGGTAGTTCCTCTCCCAGTTTCTGTTTGCATGCACTCACTCAGGATCCCATTTTGGTACTCGgcgccgaaaaggttcaccaacattgATCTAGGACAAGACCATTAGAAATTCTTCAAAATTCCAGGCGGAGGCTCCACCTGATATTTCCATACTGATTCTCGTTCCCTACAATGTCAGGACTCAGTATCCATTCTAGTAAAAGGGACTTGACTTTATTCAGTGGAGCATGTTAAAAGCCTTGGGTAGGCATGGGGTAAttgttggcgcagtggttggaaggcagcactgcaggcaaactctgcctactgccaggagttcgatcctgaccagctcaaggttgactcagccttccatccttccgagttcagtcaaatgaggacttggattgttgggggcaagtggCTGATTCCGCAACTTCTTGCTTTAATCTCACTAGTAGTTCAAATATTATGGATCTCCCAGATAACGGGGCAAAGTAGTCAGATTGTGTTTCAatgaaggggcgggggggggtgtcaactGATCAGTTGCTTGATAGTGTCGATAGGAATTGAGAAacaggttcttggtgctctctgagcttggtggttttcttgcagacgcttCATTACCAAACGAggtagccctgatgatgttacctagtttggtaatgaaacgtctgcaagaaaaaagcCACCAggatcagagaacaccaaggaccccacagctcaACCCTGAATCAcaattattctcttctatcaaagCTGAGAAAGTTGCCAAGCGAGGAACGTGCTGAATTTCTGAATTCCCCATCCTTATTCTGAGCTCATCCCAAGCTCCTTTATTATTCTTTGAATGTAaatcccctccttctttcctgcAGGGCCCCCCAGAAAAACTGTAACTACCAACAACAAGAGATGCCCGGCTTGCTACACACAGCCAAAGGAACAGAGTGGATGCGAGGCGAAGGTGATTAATTGTACCGGAGAGGATGAGACATATTGTGCAGAAGTCTTTCTTCAGAAGAAAGAAGGTAAAAACGATAGATCAGGGGtgtaattcagcaggttctggcaggttctggagaaccggtagcagaaattctgagtagtttggagaaccggcaaatatcacctttggctggccccagagtggggtgggctggagattttgcaatatccttcccccaggagtgggtagggaatggagattttacagtatccttcccctggagtggttcAGCCATTAGCTAAACAAACAGTTTGGGTTCAAATATGCTACGTCGCCAAATTGCCAACCCACTGCAAACTTAATCTCCTAAACAATTCAGCCACAACTGTGCTTGGCTTATACCatagaagtagtccttgacttacaattggttACTTAATAACCATGCGAAGTTCTGACGGACCTCCCCAGAGCTACGTATGACTCAGTTTGGAAGTTCTGGTGGAACGAGCTACcgacagagatccggacccttcccacccttgcggccttccaaaaagccaccaagacttggctgttccggcaggcctggggttgctgattcaaatcaggttcaacccccacaattaaaccggatgtatgttgtgtttttaatactgtttgtattgtttgtattctccccccctgtgtgttattttatttcatttcgtatttgtaagccgccctgagtcccccgggattgggcggcatataaacccattaaattgcattaaattgcaaattgcaattGCAAATAGCCTTCTGTTATCCTATGATCACATCTCGAGCCCTTGGCAACCGGCCTGCGTTTATGGCCATTGGCAATAACCCGCAGTCACATAACCACCATTTGCCAGTTTCCAGGattaacttccagtttccagcaaaaaaaaaatctttcggCAGAGTTtgctcatttaacaatcatggcaGTCATTAATGACAAAAGATGTCATCAAATTGGGCATAGTCTGAtcatgatccacttaacaaacaATATGACTATTTTTACTGCAATTCTGGGCTCAatatggtcataggtcaaggactacctgtacccacCAATCTTCATCTGATGAAGTCGATTGCGTCAACCCTTATTGGGGAAATGCAGTTCCATGCCctcttgtactcaatccagataagaccgagtggctggtgtgtttccctcctactaattggccaagtgttccatctctcaggctgggggggtcaaacagtacgcccctcagacagggtccgcaatttgggagtcctcctggacccacagctgacttttgaacaccacttgtcagctgggaccaggggggcatttgcccaggttcgcctggtgcaccagttgcgtccctacctgaaccgggaggccctcacaacagtcactcgcacccttgtgacctctagactggactactgcaacgtgctctacatggggcagcccttgaagagcattcggcgacttcagcttgtccagaaggcagccgcgcgagcgatcgtgggtgcacctcggttcacccacgtaacacctatcctccgcgagctgcactggctgcctattggtctttggatacgcttcaaggcgctagtcgtcacttataaagcccttcatggtattggacctgggtacttgagagactgcctgctgccaattacctccaccagaccgattagatcccacagactaggcctcctccgaattccatccgccggccagtgtcgactggcaactacccggaggagagccttctctgtggctgctccgaccctctggaatgaactcc from Thamnophis elegans isolate rThaEle1 chromosome 12, rThaEle1.pri, whole genome shotgun sequence encodes the following:
- the LOC116515243 gene encoding phospholipase A2 inhibitor LNF2-like; the encoded protein is METSLVICLLTASITLVFAKSRECIVCQSSGKDCQGDKKECSAPGDKCGITSMEQILGSTSNAVNKSCIPPKDCDKGLAVLDLGNNQLIRGFVFCCKDDQCANPPSWPPRKTVTTNNKRCPACYTQPKEQSGCEAKVINCTGEDETYCAEVFLQKKEGGKTMTTTMKGCANKAFCEKLEILTIKSQFTLLPNSNCNNAAGAVSSTTGLLGLFLLAQAGLIFS